CGCACGCCGCGTTCGACAAGGCGTCGCGCGATGAGGCATCGAGCGCCGTATTCTTGCGTCACGGGATCATCGAGCCCATAGAGTCTTTTTGTTGCTTCCGATTCTCCCGACAAGTCCAAGGCTTCCTTCGCGGCGAGCTGCATCCGGGCCGCCAGTTCGTAGCTGGCAATCCGCGCTTCCAAGTCGGATTCTCCGGGATGACGATCCAGGTGTGCGCGGTTCAACTTCTCCAAGAAGGCCAAGTTCTGGCGCTGGAGATCGCCGCGAAGGTGGGGTGGGGGATCCAGGTTTAAGATTCTAGGCTCGCGCGAACGCGCCACGGTTCCCTGAAAAAGCGGCGGCATCCACCCGTTCGACCAATTGCGCGCGCCATCGACGGGATGTCCACCTGGATCGGTCAGGACCACATAGGCCGGGAGATCTCTGCTCTCGCTCCCCAGGGCATAAGTGATCCAGGACCCGAGCGCGGGTCGTCCGGGTTGTGGACGTCCCGTGTTCATGGACCAAATCGACGGTTCATGCCCGTTGATATCCGTGTGCATGGAGCGGATGAGGCACACTTCATCCACGATCTTGGAGAAATGGGGCAGGAGTTCAGAGACTTCGGTGCCGCAAGCGCCTTGCGGCTGGAACTTCCACGGACTGCCGAAAAGCTTTTTGCTGGCCCGATCCACAAAGCTGTAGGTGATCTCTCCAGGATAGTCCTCTCCGCTTCTCTTGCTCAGCTCCTGCTTGGGGTCGAACAGGTCGACATGACTCGGACCTCCATGCATGAACAGGGAAATCATGGCTCGGGCGCGCCCTTCGCGATGGGTTTGCTTGGGCTTCATGTCGAAGGTCTGAAGCTGCCGGGGCACGGCCGGAGGCGTGGCCAGGAGATTTTCTTCACGCAACAGCCACGCCAGCGCCACGCTTCCGACGCCCAGCGCATTTTGTTGAAGAAAGCTCCGTCTCGATTCGAATCGATTGAGGCTCATAAGGGGTTAGTCCTGGTAGAGGAATTCATTCGAACTGAACAGATTCTGGCAAAGGCTGCGCATGGCCTGCTCCTCCGCGGATCCAGCCGGCTTCGGCGAGGAGCTGTCGGAGGTGTTTCCCGCGAGGAGCGACGCGATCTGGCGCTCGATGAAATCTTGGGCGGAGCGGAACTCATCCCGAGTGGGAGCGCGCAAAAAGGCTAACTTCCACGCGCGGTCGATTTGGGCCTCTCGCAGCGGCCCTGCATCCTTTTTCAGCCGGTCGGCCAGCTTCTGGGATTGTTGCATCGAAAAATCGCTGTTCATCAACATCAGCGCCTGAGGCGCAACCGTGGAACTGGTTCTTCGTTCGCAGTTCACCTCCATCACGGGGGCGTCAAAGGCATGCAGGAATGCCAAGGGGCGACTGCGCCTGACTTCCACATAAATGCTCCTTCGAAACTCTTCTTCGCCCATGGCCACTTCGACGGGCATCTTGTTGTCTCCCTGCTTCTTGTCAACGCCCACGACGATTTGCCCGACGGCATCCTCCCGCACCGGCACGGGGGGGCCAAACATCTTGCCGCTGAGCACGCCGCTGACGGCGAGAAGAGAGTCCCGAATGGCTTCCGCATCCAGCCGCTGCAGCGATTTTCTCCAATAGAAGCGATTCTCCGGATCCAAGCCTTCCATCCCCGGATCCCGTGCCGAGCTTTGCCGATAGGCCGCGGAGGACATGATCAATCGATTCAGCCGCTTCAGACTCCAGCCAAGCCCGAGATGGCGCGGGTCGTCGT
This genomic interval from Verrucomicrobiota bacterium contains the following:
- a CDS encoding DUF1501 domain-containing protein, which translates into the protein MSLNRFESRRSFLQQNALGVGSVALAWLLREENLLATPPAVPRQLQTFDMKPKQTHREGRARAMISLFMHGGPSHVDLFDPKQELSKRSGEDYPGEITYSFVDRASKKLFGSPWKFQPQGACGTEVSELLPHFSKIVDEVCLIRSMHTDINGHEPSIWSMNTGRPQPGRPALGSWITYALGSESRDLPAYVVLTDPGGHPVDGARNWSNGWMPPLFQGTVARSREPRILNLDPPPHLRGDLQRQNLAFLEKLNRAHLDRHPGESDLEARIASYELAARMQLAAKEALDLSGESEATKRLYGLDDPVTQEYGARCLIARRLVERGVRFVQLFVNGQIWDNHENIRKGLADCCRKTDKPSAGLVTDLKARGLLDTTLVHWGGEIGRLPVTENHGPAEKAGRDHNGQGFSTWLAGGGIQGGRVYGATDDFGHRAAVDPVSPADYHATLLHLFGFEHSELAFHYNGQQQHLTDGKPCRVIREILA